One part of the Nocardioides zeae genome encodes these proteins:
- a CDS encoding M23 family metallopeptidase translates to MRLLPAFQRRRLAAATTAVLLCVGAAMSPLAYADDDDDDLRDQQSEVQQQISGANADLAESSQQLATATAALRESQAQLAGAQARLTTARAQLGEAQAYDAEMQQRLTVAEAQLDAAEAELVQGQQSVATQRDRVGDQIVAQSMGPGPELEALGAVLGADDLSDLTRAQNSRQTVLGTETRAYDDLRASEVMLDVNEQQVEAARDLVADERAEAAANLEVMASLEAEASAAEAQVAQLVSSNEQAEATAEEARNADRAELNALEAENDRIAGVLAARAEAARQAAAAAAAAAAAEEARNNAGGGSGGGSSGGGGSSGGGGGGGGGSSSGLSYPVNGRVTSPYGMRVHPIYGYYSLHDGVDFGAACGTPMYAAADGEVVERYYQSAWGNRLIIDNGYMRGAGISTIYNHATRYVVSVGQHVRRGQLVGYVGTTGWSTGCHLHFTVYRNGSPTNPMNYF, encoded by the coding sequence ATGCGCCTCCTCCCCGCGTTCCAGCGTCGTCGGCTCGCCGCCGCGACGACGGCCGTGCTGCTCTGCGTCGGTGCCGCCATGTCGCCGCTCGCCTACGCCGACGACGATGACGACGACCTGCGCGACCAGCAGAGCGAGGTCCAGCAGCAGATCTCCGGCGCCAACGCCGACCTCGCCGAGTCGAGCCAACAGCTCGCGACCGCGACGGCCGCGCTGCGCGAGTCCCAGGCGCAGCTGGCCGGCGCCCAGGCCCGTCTCACCACGGCCCGGGCCCAGCTCGGCGAGGCGCAGGCGTACGACGCGGAGATGCAGCAGCGGCTCACCGTCGCCGAGGCGCAGCTCGACGCGGCCGAGGCCGAGCTGGTCCAGGGCCAGCAGAGCGTCGCGACGCAGCGCGACCGCGTGGGGGACCAGATCGTCGCGCAGTCGATGGGACCGGGCCCCGAGCTCGAGGCGCTGGGTGCCGTCCTGGGCGCCGACGACCTCTCCGACCTGACCCGCGCGCAGAACTCCCGCCAGACCGTGCTCGGCACCGAGACGCGGGCCTACGACGACCTCCGGGCCTCGGAGGTCATGCTCGACGTCAACGAGCAGCAGGTGGAGGCCGCCCGCGACCTCGTCGCCGACGAGCGCGCCGAGGCGGCCGCCAACCTCGAGGTGATGGCCTCGCTCGAGGCCGAGGCGTCGGCCGCCGAGGCCCAGGTCGCCCAGCTGGTCAGCAGCAACGAGCAGGCGGAGGCGACGGCCGAGGAGGCCCGCAACGCCGACCGCGCCGAGCTCAACGCGCTCGAGGCCGAGAACGACCGCATCGCCGGCGTGCTCGCCGCCCGCGCGGAGGCGGCCCGGCAGGCGGCAGCAGCCGCGGCAGCCGCGGCAGCCGCCGAGGAGGCACGCAACAACGCCGGCGGCGGCTCCGGCGGGGGCTCGTCCGGCGGCGGCGGTTCCTCCGGCGGTGGCGGCGGGGGCGGCGGCGGGAGCAGCAGCGGGCTGAGCTACCCGGTCAACGGGCGCGTCACCTCGCCGTACGGCATGCGCGTGCACCCGATCTACGGCTACTACTCGCTGCACGACGGCGTCGACTTCGGCGCGGCCTGCGGCACCCCGATGTACGCCGCGGCCGACGGCGAGGTCGTCGAGCGCTACTACCAGTCGGCCTGGGGCAACCGTCTCATCATCGACAACGGCTACATGCGCGGCGCGGGCATCTCGACGATCTACAACCACGCGACGCGCTACGTCGTGAGCGTCGGCCAGCACGTGCGCCGGGGCCAGCTCGTCGGGTACGTCGGCACGACCGGCTGGTCGACCGGCTGCCACCTGCACTTCACCGTCTACCGGAACGGGTCGCCGACGAACCCGATGAACTACTTCTAG
- a CDS encoding intradiol ring-cleavage dioxygenase codes for MNPETSPGTSPEQAAREEELVARVVASFDGCEDDRLRTLMQALTRHLHAFVREVRLTEDEWGAAIAFLTAAGHITDDKRQEFILLSDVLGASMQTIAINNEADGDATEATVWGPFFVEGSPEIELGGDMSFGAPGQPCWVEGTVTSTDGTPLAGALVEVWEADEDGFYDVQYSDGRTSARAHLHTDADGAFRFWGITPTPYPIPHDGPVGRLLAATGRSPMRASHLHFLVRAPEHRQLVTHIFVEGDELLESDSVFGVKDSLVKEFVEQPAGTPTPDGRAVEGTWARTRFDVVLAREPQTD; via the coding sequence ATGAACCCTGAGACCAGCCCCGGGACCAGCCCTGAGCAGGCCGCCCGCGAGGAGGAGCTCGTCGCCCGCGTCGTGGCGTCGTTCGACGGGTGCGAGGACGACCGGCTGCGGACCCTCATGCAGGCGCTGACGCGGCACCTGCACGCGTTCGTGCGGGAGGTGCGGCTCACCGAGGACGAGTGGGGCGCGGCCATCGCGTTCCTCACGGCCGCCGGCCACATCACCGACGACAAGCGGCAGGAGTTCATCCTGCTCTCCGACGTGCTGGGCGCCTCGATGCAGACCATCGCGATCAACAACGAGGCCGACGGCGACGCCACCGAGGCCACCGTCTGGGGCCCCTTCTTCGTCGAGGGCTCCCCCGAGATCGAGCTGGGCGGCGACATGTCCTTCGGCGCGCCCGGGCAGCCCTGCTGGGTCGAGGGCACGGTGACGAGCACGGACGGCACGCCGTTGGCGGGCGCGCTGGTGGAGGTCTGGGAGGCGGACGAGGACGGCTTCTACGACGTGCAGTACAGCGACGGGCGGACGTCGGCACGGGCGCACCTGCACACCGACGCCGACGGGGCGTTCCGGTTCTGGGGAATCACGCCGACGCCGTACCCCATCCCCCACGACGGTCCCGTCGGTCGGCTGCTCGCCGCGACGGGACGCTCGCCGATGCGGGCCTCCCACCTGCACTTCCTGGTGCGGGCACCGGAGCACCGCCAGCTGGTCACCCACATCTTCGTGGAGGGCGACGAGCTGCTCGAGAGCGACAGCGTGTTCGGCGTGAAGGACTCCCTCGTCAAGGAGTTCGTCGAGCAGCCGGCGGGCACGCCGACGCCGGACGGGCGCGCCGTCGAGGGCACGTGGGCGCGGACGCGCTTCGACGTCGTGCTGGCCCGGGAGCCGCAGACCGACTGA
- a CDS encoding DUF6036 family nucleotidyltransferase, with product MRRQDLAHILRAACEVSQDPEIVVLGSQAILGAYDEDALPALATASVEADLAWLADGPDRERAERVNGSIGELSQFDDTFGYYGEGISIETAVLPEGWESRLTTWDLRSSEPARPKFLDKHDLAVAKLAAHRPKDLEFVGALLEHGLLDADALRERARMLEPSVDPRTRASVGAAVESLARAARKRVGCSTTDDADARDRFRSEHVALRERLDRGPGSVRTASSEQGDSVEPLPHPHPSPARRPGQGRGPTLG from the coding sequence ATGCGCCGCCAGGACCTCGCGCACATTCTGCGGGCCGCGTGCGAGGTGAGCCAGGACCCCGAGATCGTGGTGCTGGGTTCGCAGGCGATCTTGGGGGCCTACGACGAGGACGCCCTGCCGGCTCTTGCTACCGCGTCGGTTGAGGCGGACCTCGCGTGGCTGGCAGACGGGCCCGATCGGGAACGGGCTGAGCGGGTCAACGGCTCCATCGGCGAGCTGTCGCAGTTCGACGACACCTTCGGTTACTACGGCGAGGGCATCTCGATCGAGACTGCGGTGCTGCCGGAGGGCTGGGAGTCGCGGTTGACGACGTGGGATCTGAGGTCGTCGGAGCCGGCCCGTCCCAAGTTCCTCGACAAGCACGACTTGGCCGTCGCGAAGCTTGCCGCGCACCGCCCGAAAGATCTTGAGTTCGTAGGAGCGCTTCTCGAGCACGGGCTGCTCGACGCCGACGCCTTGCGCGAGCGGGCCCGGATGCTGGAGCCGAGCGTGGACCCACGGACGCGCGCGAGCGTTGGTGCCGCAGTGGAGTCGCTGGCCCGGGCCGCGCGGAAGCGCGTCGGATGTTCAACAACTGATGACGCGGATGCCCGCGATCGTTTCCGCAGCGAGCACGTCGCCTTGCGCGAACGACTCGACCGGGGCCCGGGGTCTGTGCGGACCGCCTCGAGCGAGCAGGGTGATTCCGTAGAACCACTGCCCCACCCACACCCGTCTCCCGCCCGCAGGCCGGGGCAAGGACGGGGGCCGACGCTGGGGTGA
- the smpB gene encoding SsrA-binding protein SmpB — protein MAREQGRKMIAQNRKARHDFHIEDTFEAGMVLQGTEVKALRAGRANLADGFVDIENDEVWLHAVHIPEYAQGTWTNHAARRKRKLLLHRAEIEKIETKVSQKGYTIVPLALYFSDGRAKIEIALAKGKKSWDKRHAMAERQADREKEQALGRQLKGMDRV, from the coding sequence ATGGCCAGGGAGCAGGGGCGCAAGATGATCGCGCAGAACCGCAAGGCGCGGCACGATTTCCACATCGAGGACACCTTCGAGGCGGGGATGGTGCTGCAGGGCACCGAGGTGAAGGCGCTGCGCGCCGGTCGGGCCAACCTCGCGGACGGGTTCGTCGACATCGAGAACGACGAGGTGTGGCTGCACGCGGTGCACATCCCGGAGTACGCGCAGGGCACCTGGACCAACCACGCCGCCCGCCGCAAGCGCAAGCTCCTGCTGCACCGCGCCGAGATCGAGAAGATCGAGACGAAGGTGAGCCAGAAGGGCTACACGATCGTCCCGCTGGCGCTCTACTTCTCCGACGGCCGCGCCAAGATCGAGATCGCGCTCGCCAAGGGCAAGAAGTCGTGGGACAAGCGGCACGCGATGGCGGAGCGCCAGGCCGACCGCGAGAAGGAGCAGGCCCTCGGCCGCCAGCTCAAGGGCATGGACCGGGTGTGA
- a CDS encoding permease-like cell division protein FtsX produces MQLRYVFTELGQGLRRNVSMHLAVVLTLFVSLTLVGVGVLLKQQADIADRQFGSQVEITVYLCNETDVAPCDGAVTAEQKAAIEAAVDESPETSGFREESKQDAFDKTLALAESNGDTRLLEGEDAAVTVDDFNESLWISLNDPEKSEGVVSAVANLPGVLRISDQRELLEPVFDVLDAAQWAALGTAVVLVLAALLLVGNTIRLAAFARGARRSASCGWWVPRRSTSRCRSSWRRW; encoded by the coding sequence ATGCAGCTGCGTTACGTCTTCACCGAGCTCGGCCAGGGTCTGCGTCGCAACGTGTCGATGCACCTGGCCGTCGTGCTCACCCTCTTCGTCTCGCTGACCCTCGTCGGTGTCGGCGTGCTGCTCAAGCAGCAGGCCGACATCGCCGACCGCCAGTTCGGCAGCCAGGTCGAGATCACCGTCTACCTCTGCAACGAGACGGACGTCGCGCCCTGCGACGGTGCCGTCACGGCGGAGCAGAAGGCCGCGATCGAGGCGGCCGTCGACGAGAGCCCGGAGACCTCCGGGTTCCGCGAGGAGAGCAAGCAGGACGCCTTCGACAAGACGCTGGCGCTGGCCGAGTCCAACGGCGACACCCGCCTGCTCGAGGGCGAGGACGCGGCGGTGACCGTGGACGACTTCAACGAGTCCCTCTGGATCTCGCTCAACGACCCGGAGAAGTCCGAGGGCGTGGTGAGCGCGGTGGCGAACCTGCCCGGCGTGCTGCGCATCTCCGACCAGCGCGAGCTGCTCGAACCGGTCTTCGACGTGCTCGACGCGGCCCAGTGGGCGGCGCTCGGCACCGCGGTGGTGCTCGTGCTGGCGGCCCTGCTGCTGGTCGGCAACACGATCCGGTTGGCCGCGTTCGCGCGCGGCGCAAGGAGATCGGCATCATGCGGTTGGTGGGTGCCTCGACGCTCTACATCGCGTTGCCGTTCCTCCTGGAGGCGCTGGTGA
- a CDS encoding isopenicillin N synthase family dioxygenase, whose translation MDSGHADRAAVADQIDTACREVGFVQITGHGVPDATAGGLADAMDAFFGQPIEEKRRWIRPAHENRGYTPPRSESLALSAGVVSETRMKDFFEAFNVGSSTTDHPGVALPEDHHAANTWPEVAGFRAAVDAWRAEAGRVARTMVRVFEDALDLPSGTLADLARHPIEVLRMNNYASPEGVVVELDEDLVGMGEHTDYGIVTILWADRVKGLQVLHDGVWHDVSPADGALLVNLGDLTTRLTNERWLSTLHRVRPPVVDGTIRRRRSAAFFFDADADADAVVGPLAPFVDADHPPLYAPVTVDAHIRAKLAGSRAGVLNTDAAREAERLRIAG comes from the coding sequence TTGGACTCCGGCCACGCCGACCGCGCCGCCGTCGCCGACCAGATCGACACCGCGTGCCGCGAGGTCGGCTTCGTCCAGATCACCGGACACGGCGTCCCCGACGCGACGGCCGGGGGTCTCGCCGACGCGATGGACGCCTTCTTCGGCCAGCCGATCGAGGAGAAGCGACGCTGGATCCGTCCGGCGCACGAGAACCGCGGGTACACCCCGCCACGCTCGGAGTCGCTCGCGCTCAGCGCGGGCGTCGTCTCCGAGACCCGGATGAAGGACTTCTTCGAGGCGTTCAACGTCGGGTCCAGCACCACCGACCACCCCGGCGTCGCGCTGCCGGAGGACCACCACGCGGCGAACACCTGGCCCGAGGTCGCGGGCTTCCGCGCGGCGGTCGACGCCTGGCGGGCGGAGGCCGGGCGGGTGGCGCGCACGATGGTCCGCGTGTTCGAGGACGCCCTCGACCTGCCGTCGGGCACCTTGGCCGACCTGGCCCGGCACCCGATCGAGGTGCTGCGGATGAACAACTACGCGTCGCCCGAGGGCGTCGTCGTCGAGCTCGACGAGGACCTCGTCGGCATGGGCGAGCACACCGACTACGGCATCGTGACGATCCTGTGGGCCGACCGGGTGAAGGGGCTGCAGGTGCTGCACGACGGGGTCTGGCACGACGTCAGCCCGGCCGACGGCGCCCTGCTGGTCAACCTCGGCGACCTCACGACGCGGCTGACGAACGAGCGGTGGCTGTCCACGCTGCACCGCGTCCGGCCGCCGGTCGTCGACGGCACCATCCGTCGACGCCGCTCCGCCGCGTTCTTCTTCGACGCCGACGCCGACGCCGACGCCGTCGTGGGCCCGCTGGCACCGTTCGTCGACGCCGACCACCCGCCGCTGTACGCACCCGTGACCGTCGACGCGCACATCCGCGCCAAGCTGGCCGGGTCCCGCGCGGGCGTGCTCAACACCGACGCCGCCCGCGAGGCGGAACGGCTGCGGATCGCGGGGTGA
- the ftsE gene encoding cell division ATP-binding protein FtsE, whose translation MIRFEKVSVTYPGQGRPALDDISVDIEKGEFVFLVGSSGSGKSTFLYLVLRELRATQGRVYVAGREVNRLASWKIPRHRRQIGTVFQDFRLLQNKTVAENVAFALQVIGKPRAQIAELVPQTLDLVGLDGKADRMPDELSGGEQQRVAIARAFVNRPQILIADEPTGNLDPSTSVGIMKLLDRINRTGTTVLMSTHDNSIVDQMRKRVIELENGHLVRDQAQGAYGFQN comes from the coding sequence GTGATCCGCTTCGAGAAGGTCTCCGTGACCTACCCCGGCCAGGGGCGCCCCGCGCTCGACGACATCTCCGTCGACATCGAGAAGGGCGAGTTCGTCTTCCTCGTCGGCTCCTCCGGATCCGGCAAGTCGACGTTCCTCTACCTCGTGCTGCGGGAGCTGCGCGCGACCCAGGGCCGCGTGTACGTCGCGGGCCGCGAGGTCAACCGCCTCGCCTCGTGGAAGATCCCCCGCCACCGCCGCCAGATCGGCACCGTGTTCCAGGACTTCCGGCTGCTGCAGAACAAGACGGTCGCGGAGAACGTGGCCTTCGCGCTGCAGGTGATCGGCAAGCCCCGCGCCCAGATCGCCGAGCTGGTCCCGCAGACCCTCGACCTCGTCGGCCTCGACGGCAAGGCCGACCGGATGCCCGACGAGCTCTCCGGCGGTGAGCAGCAGCGCGTCGCCATCGCGCGGGCGTTCGTCAACCGGCCGCAGATCCTCATCGCGGACGAGCCGACCGGCAACCTCGACCCGTCGACGTCGGTCGGCATCATGAAGCTGCTCGACCGCATCAACCGCACGGGCACGACGGTGCTGATGTCCACCCACGACAACAGCATCGTCGACCAGATGCGCAAGCGCGTGATCGAGCTGGAGAACGGCCACCTCGTGCGCGACCAGGCGCAGGGCGCCTACGGCTTCCAGAACTAG
- a CDS encoding ParA family protein, with translation MTNKTSAWRPVVPVANMAGSAGKTTAAVTLAALLAESGREVLLVDVDAQSNATSWLGIDPDDVEISSGDVLLKRARLEEAIVETSTPRLRLVPATPGLDGDAIALLSETGREMRLKLALRACPDDVDVIIIDCPGSMSVLTVSALVVATSVVTVTAPSSKELEGIPKMEALIEEVAEAHNPDLELGAIVPCIVPPATAGRLYTDALAALQEAYGDLVTPTVRKTVRAPEAMSHHETLPAYAPRDPVTEDYRAVLASLEKAGVL, from the coding sequence ATGACGAACAAGACGAGCGCCTGGCGCCCGGTGGTGCCGGTCGCGAACATGGCCGGCTCCGCAGGCAAGACCACAGCGGCGGTGACCCTGGCGGCGCTGCTGGCCGAGTCAGGCCGGGAGGTGCTGCTGGTCGATGTCGACGCGCAGAGCAACGCGACATCGTGGCTGGGCATCGACCCTGACGACGTGGAGATCTCCAGCGGCGACGTGCTCCTCAAGCGCGCGCGCCTGGAGGAGGCGATCGTGGAGACGAGCACACCGCGGCTGCGGCTGGTGCCGGCGACGCCGGGCCTGGATGGTGACGCGATCGCGCTGCTGAGCGAGACGGGCCGGGAGATGCGGCTGAAGCTCGCGCTGCGGGCCTGCCCCGACGACGTCGACGTGATCATCATCGACTGCCCCGGCTCGATGAGCGTGCTGACGGTGTCAGCGTTGGTCGTGGCCACCTCGGTCGTGACCGTGACCGCCCCCTCGAGCAAGGAGCTGGAGGGCATCCCGAAGATGGAGGCGTTGATCGAGGAGGTCGCCGAGGCGCACAACCCTGATCTGGAACTTGGGGCAATCGTGCCGTGCATCGTGCCGCCCGCCACGGCCGGGCGTCTTTACACCGATGCTCTCGCGGCGCTGCAGGAGGCCTATGGCGATCTGGTGACGCCGACGGTGCGCAAGACGGTCCGGGCACCGGAGGCCATGTCGCACCACGAGACGCTGCCTGCGTACGCGCCACGTGACCCGGTGACCGAGGACTACCGCGCGGTCCTGGCCTCGCTGGAGAAGGCCGGCGTCCTGTGA
- a CDS encoding helix-turn-helix domain-containing protein — MDDDLLTSGEVARMLGVSRQHVVDLCDRGEVEVVRTGKHRRIPRREVTRRVQTLTREQERSLWLHRAVVGQMMLDPDGVLSRARDNLLRRREVHRGAVAQAYFDVWSETLDRGVDAVVETLLSRAPAACELRQNSPFAGALEPDDRLRVLEAFREHWRSHHDDPLVGD, encoded by the coding sequence ATGGACGATGACCTGCTGACCTCGGGGGAGGTGGCCCGCATGCTCGGGGTGTCGCGACAACACGTCGTCGATCTGTGCGACCGAGGCGAGGTCGAGGTGGTCCGGACGGGCAAGCACCGCCGCATTCCGCGCCGTGAGGTGACGCGTCGGGTGCAGACGCTGACCCGTGAGCAGGAGCGATCGTTGTGGCTGCACCGCGCGGTGGTGGGTCAGATGATGTTGGACCCTGACGGGGTGCTCTCGCGGGCGCGGGACAACCTCCTGCGCCGGCGCGAGGTCCACCGTGGAGCGGTGGCGCAGGCGTACTTCGACGTGTGGAGCGAGACGCTCGATCGTGGCGTGGACGCTGTGGTCGAGACTCTGTTGAGTCGCGCCCCCGCGGCGTGCGAGTTGCGTCAGAACTCGCCATTCGCCGGGGCCCTCGAGCCCGATGACCGTCTGCGAGTGCTGGAGGCGTTCCGAGAGCACTGGCGCAGTCACCACGACGACCCGCTGGTCGGTGACTGA
- a CDS encoding GntP family permease — protein MHPPTLLLASDELQLSYDLGAGALLGIAAVAVGALLALIIGAKMHPLLALVIVSIGTAFATGVEAADVLDVLLDGFSGTLGEVALLIGFGAMLARLVETSGAAEALSEGLVQRLGEKRAPLALGIASLIFGFPIFFDAAFMVMLPIIFTVARRVGGGVLLYALPAGAALTTMHVLLPPHPGAVAATILLGADVGLVILVGLVVAIPTWWVAGYLYGTWIGRRIVLPVPDVLMGGPRTDAADATGTAPPRVRTLLLLLLLPLVLIFLNTAVTTAARTGAVSEDATWVHLLQLVGSTPIALLLTVLVASWALGTRRGTSRVVVEDLLDNALKPIAPVLLITGAGGMFGGVLIASGIGDALSATLQDTGLPLILAVFVISAIIRVALGTATVAITTAAGLLSSSVVAADLNPVQAAAMVIVLAGGSSVLSHVNDASFWLIGKLLGMSVTQTVQTWTVVKTLVGTVAASLATVIYVVAS, from the coding sequence ATGCATCCCCCCACGCTCCTGCTCGCCAGCGACGAGCTGCAGCTGTCCTACGACCTGGGGGCCGGCGCCCTGCTCGGCATCGCCGCCGTCGCCGTCGGCGCCCTGCTGGCGCTCATCATCGGCGCGAAGATGCACCCGCTGCTGGCCCTCGTCATCGTCAGCATCGGCACGGCCTTCGCCACCGGCGTCGAGGCCGCCGACGTGCTCGACGTGCTGCTCGACGGGTTCTCCGGGACGCTCGGCGAGGTCGCGCTCCTCATCGGCTTCGGCGCCATGCTGGCCCGGCTCGTCGAGACGAGCGGGGCGGCGGAGGCGCTGTCGGAGGGCCTCGTGCAGCGGCTCGGCGAGAAGCGGGCGCCGCTCGCGCTCGGCATCGCCTCGCTGATCTTCGGCTTCCCCATCTTCTTCGACGCCGCCTTCATGGTGATGCTGCCGATCATCTTCACCGTGGCGCGTCGCGTCGGGGGCGGCGTGCTGCTCTACGCGCTGCCCGCCGGCGCCGCCCTCACCACGATGCACGTGCTGCTGCCGCCCCACCCGGGCGCTGTCGCCGCCACCATCCTGCTCGGCGCCGACGTCGGCCTCGTGATCCTCGTCGGCCTCGTCGTCGCGATCCCCACGTGGTGGGTCGCCGGCTACCTGTACGGCACCTGGATCGGTCGCCGCATCGTGCTCCCCGTGCCCGACGTGCTGATGGGCGGGCCCCGGACCGACGCCGCCGATGCCACCGGCACGGCGCCGCCCCGGGTGCGGACGTTGTTGCTGCTCCTCCTGCTCCCCCTCGTGCTGATCTTCCTCAACACGGCAGTGACGACCGCGGCCCGCACGGGCGCGGTGTCCGAGGACGCCACCTGGGTGCACCTGCTGCAGCTCGTCGGATCGACGCCGATCGCGCTGCTGCTCACGGTGCTCGTCGCCTCCTGGGCACTCGGCACGCGGCGCGGCACCAGCCGTGTCGTCGTCGAGGACCTGCTCGACAACGCCCTCAAGCCCATCGCGCCGGTCCTCCTCATCACGGGCGCCGGCGGCATGTTCGGTGGCGTGCTCATCGCCAGCGGGATCGGCGACGCGCTCTCCGCGACCCTGCAGGACACGGGGCTGCCGCTGATCCTGGCCGTGTTCGTCATCTCGGCGATCATCCGCGTCGCGCTCGGCACGGCGACCGTCGCCATCACCACGGCGGCCGGCCTGCTCTCCAGCTCCGTCGTCGCCGCCGACCTCAACCCGGTGCAGGCCGCGGCCATGGTCATCGTGCTCGCCGGGGGCTCCTCCGTGCTGTCCCACGTGAACGACGCCAGCTTCTGGCTCATCGGCAAGCTGCTCGGCATGAGCGTCACCCAGACCGTCCAGACCTGGACGGT
- a CDS encoding FtsX-like permease family protein, whose product MGASTLYIALPFLLEALVTALIGVVLAGGALAALLRFVVHDRAADTLRFMPWVDGSDYAVALLVIALLGPLLTVLPTLLLTRKYLKV is encoded by the coding sequence GTGGGTGCCTCGACGCTCTACATCGCGTTGCCGTTCCTCCTGGAGGCGCTGGTGACCGCGTTGATCGGCGTCGTGCTCGCCGGCGGCGCCCTCGCGGCGCTGCTGCGCTTCGTCGTGCACGACCGCGCGGCCGACACGTTGCGGTTCATGCCGTGGGTGGACGGGAGCGACTACGCGGTGGCGTTGCTGGTGATCGCGCTGCTCGGTCCGCTGCTCACCGTGCTGCCGACACTCCTCCTCACGCGGAAATACCTCAAAGTCTGA
- a CDS encoding amidohydrolase family protein has translation MTEGALAHDPDERADWLRATTERLGVPGIFDVHTHFLPPRVTEKVRAVFASAGPLIGREWPIRYLNPDDVNVALLRSLGVRRFTALPYPHRPGMAEFLNDWAADFARRTPEALHCGTFFPEPEAGEYVAARITSGVQVFKVHVQVGAFDVRDAHLVPVWAALEEAGTPVVIHAGSGPVPTEFTGPGPVAEVLARFPRLTLVMAHMGAPEYDEFLAMAETYERVHLDTTMTFTRFFADTTDRFGEVAGVCRHAGDYPDELLDRFAAVGEKVLFGSDFPNIPYAYAHQVEVLEALRDRHPALDDAWLAGVLWHNATRLFGAG, from the coding sequence GTGACGGAGGGGGCGCTCGCCCACGACCCGGACGAGCGGGCGGACTGGCTGCGGGCCACCACCGAGCGCCTCGGGGTCCCGGGCATCTTCGACGTCCACACCCACTTCCTCCCACCGCGGGTGACGGAGAAGGTGCGCGCCGTGTTCGCGTCGGCCGGCCCGCTCATCGGGCGGGAGTGGCCGATCCGGTACCTCAACCCGGACGACGTGAACGTCGCGCTGCTCCGCTCCCTCGGCGTACGCCGCTTCACCGCCCTGCCCTACCCCCACCGGCCCGGCATGGCCGAGTTCCTCAACGACTGGGCCGCCGACTTCGCGCGGCGCACCCCCGAGGCCCTGCACTGCGGCACCTTCTTCCCCGAGCCGGAGGCGGGGGAGTACGTCGCCGCGCGGATCACCTCCGGCGTGCAGGTCTTCAAGGTCCACGTGCAGGTGGGCGCCTTCGACGTCCGCGACGCGCACCTGGTGCCGGTCTGGGCCGCGCTCGAGGAGGCCGGCACCCCGGTGGTCATCCACGCGGGGTCCGGCCCCGTGCCGACCGAGTTCACCGGACCGGGCCCCGTGGCCGAGGTGCTCGCCCGGTTCCCGCGGCTGACCCTCGTCATGGCGCACATGGGGGCGCCGGAGTACGACGAGTTCCTCGCCATGGCCGAGACCTACGAGCGGGTGCACCTCGACACGACGATGACGTTCACCCGGTTCTTCGCCGACACGACCGACCGGTTCGGCGAGGTCGCCGGGGTGTGCCGGCACGCCGGCGACTACCCCGACGAGCTCCTCGACCGGTTCGCGGCGGTGGGGGAGAAGGTGCTGTTCGGCTCCGACTTCCCGAACATCCCCTACGCCTACGCGCACCAGGTCGAGGTGCTCGAGGCGCTCCGCGATCGGCACCCGGCGCTCGACGACGCCTGGCTCGCCGGGGTGCTGTGGCACAACGCGACGCGGTTGTTCGGGGCGGGCTGA